The following nucleotide sequence is from Dyella sp. BiH032.
CCTGGAGCTGGGCGGCGACGACTACCTGGTCAAGCCGTTCGCCTTCGTCGAACTGCTGGCCCGCATCCGCACCCTGCTGCGCCGCGGCCCGCCGCGCGACATCGAGCACATGCGCATCGGCGACCTGGAGATCGACGCGGTGCGTCGCCGGGTGCGCCGCGACGGCCAGCGCATCGACCTGACCCCGCGCGAATTCTCGCTGCTGCAACTGCTCGCGCGCCGCCGCGGCGAGGTGCTCAGCCGCACGCAGATCGCCTCCTACGTGTGGGACATGAACTTCGACAGCGACACCAACGTGGTGGAGGTAGCCATCCGCCGGCTGCGCGCGAAGATCGACGACGGCTTCGGCGTGAAGCTCATTCACACCGTGCGCGGCATGGGCTACGTGCTGGATGAGGACCCCGAGGCCCGCTGATGCCACGCTTGTCCCTGAGCGCCCGTCTTACCCTCACTTTCGCCGCGATCACCGTGGTGTGCTTCGCCGCGGTCGGCTTCCTGCTCTACCGCGCGGCCGCGCAGCGCATCTACGCACAGGACGAAACCAACCTCGTGCTCACCGCGCGCCACCTGCGCCGGCTGGTCGCGGAACTCGACTCCGTGCCGGACGTAGTGGCGCACCAGGACCGCCTGGTGATCGGCGTGCTGGGCGATACCAACAATGCGTTGCGCATCACCGACGACGCGGGCCGCACGCTGGTCGAGCACAACCCGTCGCACTACGCCATCGAAGCCCGCAACGCGGTACCGGCCGACCAGCGCATCGTCGCCGACGCCATCGGCCACTGGCTCGGCAACCAGGAGGCGCAGGTGCGCGGCATCACGGCCGTCGCGCCGCTGCGGGACGGCAGCCGCGTGTCGATGACCGTGGCGCGCTCGCTCGCCGACCGCGAGGCGCTGCTCGCGCACTATCTGCGCGACATGCTTCATCGCCTCCTGGCGGGCCTGCTGGCCGCGATCGTGCTGAGTTATCTGCTGGTGCGCCAGGCGCTGCGGCCACTGCGGACCATGGCGGCGGACGCCGCGGCCATCCATGCCCAGCGGCTCGACACGCGGCTGTCCACCGGCAACGCGCCGCCCGAACTGCAGGCGCTCGCGGCGGCGCTGAACGACATGCTCGCCCGCCTGGAAGAAGGTTTCGCGCGGGTGTGGCGGTTCACCGTCGACCTCGCCCACGACCTGCGCACGCCGGTGGGCAACCTGCGCGGCAGCAACGAAGTCGCGCTCGCCCGCCCGCGCAGCCAGGCCGAATACGAAGCGCTGCTCGGCTCCAACATCGAGGAATGCGACCGGGTGAGCCGCACCATCGAGAGCGTGTTGTTCCTGGCCCGCGCGGAGAGCCCGCAGTTCGCGCTGCAGCGGACCGGGCTGGACGTGCGCAACGAGCTGGAGCGCATCGCCGACTATTTCGAAGGCATCGCGGGCGACGCCGGGGTCGCGATCGAAGTGCGCGCAGCCGTTCCGCTGTACGCGGACCGCGATCTGTTCCGGCGCGCGGTCGGCAACCTGCTTTCCAACGCGTTGCGCTACACGCCGCGCGGCAGGACCATCCGCCTGTTCGCGGACAAGGCCGGCCAGGACACTATCGTCGTCGTCGAAAATCCCGGCCAGCCCATTCCGCCTGAGCATCTGGACAAACTGTTCGACCGCTTCTACCGCGTCGACCGCTCGCGCAGCGATTCGGCCAGCTCGACCGGCCTGGGCCTGTCCATCGTCCACAGCATCATGGAACTGCACGGCGGACGGGCTTCGGTGGAGTCCGGGCCCGAGGCCACGCGGTTCACCCTGTGGTTTCCCGACGCCCCGATCTCCTGACCGGCCGGCACGACCGCCGGCCGGTCGCCGCCATCAATAGTCGTAGCTGACGCTCAACCGCACGTAACGCGGCGCCTCGCGGTACAGCGCGGTGCCGAACAGCGGGTTCGGCGAGTACGGCGCCTGCTCGGAGTTCGGCTGCAGGAAGGTCGGGCGCTGCTCGTTGAGCACGTTGAAGACATTGGCGTTGAAGGCCAGCCGCTTGGCCGCGAAGGCCGGACGATAGGTCACGCCCAGATCCAGCTGGTGCAGCCACGGCAGGCGGCCATGGCTGCCGGGCGGCGACGGTTCGCCGTTGCAGAAGTGGTAGGCGTTGCCGTAGCCGACCGGGTCGGTGTGGTCCGGTCCGTAGTAACCCAGGCAGATGCGCGGGTTGCCGGACTGCACGCTGAGGTTGCCCGAGAGCTGCCATTCCGGCGTCAACTGGTAGTAGCCGTACAGCTTCACCACGTGGGTGTGGTCGTTGTTCTGCGGGCCGTTGGTGTGCTCCATGATGGCGTAGTTGTCCCAGTCCTCGCTGGCCGAGGCGCCGCCCTGCAGCAGGTCCGAACGCACCTGGCCCTCGGTGTTGCCGTAGCTGCGCGAGAACACGTAGTCGACCTTGCCGTACCAGGTGCCGTCGAACGGATGCTCCAGGAAGGTTTCCAGGCTGTAGTAGCGGCGCTTGAGCCGGTCGAAACCCAGTTCCGCGTTGCTCATCGGCACGCCGACCAGACTGCCGTCGGTGGTTACCAGGTTGAAGGTGTTGGCGCGGCCGGGATTGATGAGGTAGCAGCTGTTGCTGGAGGCGATGTCGTAGCCCAGCGATTGCGCCTTGTCCAACACCCGGTTGACGTCGCAGAAATCGTCGATCGCATTGCGCAGGATGCGCTGGGTCAGCTTGGCGCCATAGACCCAGGCGGGGCCGGCGGTCTTGGTGAAGCCCAGGATGAACTCGTCCTGGTTCTCGGCCTTGATGCCCTGCGCCGTCACCGTGCGCGGATCGGGCGGAATGCCGAACGAATTGTTCGCCGACACCGGCACGGACATCACCGTCAGGTCCGTCGGCGTGCCATCCGCCGCGATGCCGCCGTAGGTGTAGTACTGCTGTGTGCTGACATAGCCCGCGGCTGCGCCGGTGGCGGGGTTGAGCGGCATGCTCAGGTAATAGCGCCCCGCGTTGCCGTAGACCTTGAAGCTGGAATCGCCATTGACGTCCCAGCTGAAGCCCAGGCGCGGCGCCCACTGCGGCTTGGTCTGCGTGATGAAGGCTTCGCCGTTCGGGTTGTAGTCGGTGAACTGGTCGTTGCGCAGGCCCAGCGACAGCAGCCAGCGATCGCTGACCTGCCATTTGTCTTCCACGTACTGGGCGCGCTGCATGGAGCGCACGCTGACCGCGTTGTTGGCGATGTTCTTCTGGACGTAATAGCCGTCCTGCCCATGGGGGAAGCCGGCCGGCGCGGGCACGCCCAGGCCGGAGACGATCGGCTCGTTGGGCGTGTTGGTATGCCCGTATTGCCAGGTGTAACCCGGACCGGAATTGCGATTGCCCTGGTTCAGCGCCTCCGACCGCTGGTTGTCGATGCCCACGCTGATCATGTGGTCGCCCAGGTGATAGCTCAGGTCCACGCGGGTATTGGTGGTCTTGTTGCCGCGCGCCGGATCGTAGAGCGTCGACACGGTCTGGTTGTTGCCGCGCGGCGCGCCGCCGTTGAGCGCGGGGTTCTGGTTGGTGATGCCGCTGACGAAGGTGAGGCTCTCGTCGTAGCTGCCGGGCACGTCGTAGTCGCGCGTCTTCATCTCGCCGTACATCGCGCTCAGCGTGAGGTTGTCGGTGAGATAGCCGGTGTACTTGGCCACGTAGAGGTCGCCGCCCACCTTGGTGTTGTCGTCGGCGTTGATGAAGTCGCCCTTGCGGCGCGCGGTGTAGTCGTAGTCGTAGATCGAGCCGCTGCCCTTGCGCTTGTCCGACGCACCGGTCACTTCCAGGATCTGGCTGTCAGTGATGTTCCAGTCCAGCTTGCCGTACCAGCGCGGACTGTCGTAGCGGTAGGTCTGGTAAGGCTTGCTGTTGTCGACCGCGTTGACGTTGGTGCCGTCCTGCCGCTCGAACTCGCCCGCGACGAAGAAGAACAGCTTGTCCTCGATCAGCGGGCCGCCGACGTAGGCGCTGGCGGTGGTGGTCCACAGCTTGTTCTTGCTCTTGGGGTCGTAGAGATTCCCCGCCACCGGCGAGACCGGCAGGCCGTTGGCGTAATAGAGGTCGGTGTAGTCGCTGCGCGCGAAGGACGGTTCCCACAGGATCTGCGCGCCGAAATGCCACTGGTTGCTGCCGCGCTTGCCCACCTGGTTGATCACGCCGCCGTCGGAACGGCCGTACTGCGCGCTGTAGCCGCCGGTGTAGACCTCCTGCTGGTCGATCGCACCGTACGGCAGCGTGATGCCGCCATGGCCATTGAGCGGATCGGTAGTGTTGAAGCCATTGATGTAATAGGCGTTCTCGGTGGCGGCCGAGCCGCCGAAGCTGACCAGCGGCTTGCCGGTGGCGCTGGTGAAGTTGGCGCTGTTGCGGTTCACGCCCGGGGCCAGCATGGCAATCCCTTCGGCGGAGCGCGCCAGCGGCAGCCTGGCCAGCTGGTCGGCGGTGATGACTGTGCGCGAGTCCACGCTGGTCACGTCGATAGCCGGCAAGGCATTGCCCACCACGGTGACCGAGCCCAGGTTGGCGACCGCTTTCTCCGTGGCCGCGGCGCCGGCGAAGGAAACGTCGGTGCCCGCGCCCACCTGCAGCGTGATCCGGTCGCGGCTCTCCACCGTCTGGCCATCGCGCCGCAAGGACACCGTGTACGTGCCCAGTGGCAGCTGCGAGGCGACGTAGCGTCCGCGCGCATCCACGCCGACTTCGCGCTTGAAGCCGCTGGCGCTTTCGATCAGCACAGTGTCGCCGCCGCCGGTCGAGGCCACCTGGCCGAAGATGGAGCCCGTCGTGGATTGCGCGAGCGCCGCGCCCGAGGCCATCAAGCCGATGGCGAGCGCCAGATGCAAGACACGGTTACGCGGCAACGATTGCGTCGCTTCGATCATATTCATCCCCATCGCTGGCAAAAGCCCTGGACGGGATGACCGTGTCGGACGACACGCCGGCAAGCGAGTGCGCAAGGAAGCGTTGCACTGAAGCCAGGATCGGCCCCGCAATCCCTTACATGGATCGATCTAAATCCCGCCCCCTATAAAGCCCGAGGAGATCGCTCCCTTCGGGCTTGCGGCAAACTTGCTCCTCGGTCACACGAATGTCAACTATTGAGTGCGCGAACCGCGTAGACGCTTAGACGTCTAAATCGCACAACCCGTTCCATGCACCCTTTCTTCACGCGATGAGATCCGCGAACCACCCCGCTGAAAGACCCGGTGGACGGACGTCGCGCGAGCGATCGGTCGATGAGAGTCTTTACCGTGAGCCGCGTGGATGGAGCTGGATGCCGCAAGCGTGCTTTCATGGCATGTCCATGGCGCGGCACCGGCACTCGCAAGCGCAGCCGGCGGCAGGCATGCCCTCCGGCACCGGGGGCTTCCGAAACCCGCCGGCTCAGGCATGATATCCCGCTGCCAACCAGGGGGAAGGAACGCCGTGGAATCGAACCACACCGCGCCCGTGCGCGAGCATCACGTGCATCAACGCCATTTCGACCGGCTGGTGATGCTATCCGACGGCGTGTTCGCCATCGCCATGACCTTGTCGGCAGTCGAGCTCAAGCCCGAGGGACCGGCGGCCGGGCATAGCCTGGCCGAACTCTGGGCCACGCCGCTGCTGATCTACTTCGTGAGCTTCTTCATCGTCGGCGGCGTGTGGATCCGCCACCGGCGCGTGCTGGCGAGCCTGCGCCGGGTGGACATGCCGGCGGCCCTGCTCACCCTCGCACTGCTGAGCCTGGTTTCGCTGATGCCGGTGGTGGTGCGCGTCATGCTCACCGACGCCGACGGTGCGTCGGAGCACGGCATGCTGATCTACTCGGTGGCGCTTGCCGCCAACTACCTGTGCCTCAGCGCCTCGTGGGGCTATGCCGCCTTCGTCGGCCACCTGGCGCCGGACGTGCCCAGGGCCACGGCCTGGAGCTGGCTGCTGCAGGACCTGTTCGTGGCCGTCCTGTTCGGCGCCGTGGCGCTGTTCAGCCTGCACCTCAAGCTGGCCGCCCTGTTGCTGACCCTGTGCGGCATCGGGCTGCGCTACCTCTCCTGGGTGAAGGCGCGCACGGTCGTGGGCGCCGACTCACCGTCCTGAGGACGGGCGTCGCTCGTCCTCAGCTCCGGTCGCCGATGGCGGTCACGGCCTCCGGCACCGCCAGCAGGCGTTCCTTGCCGATCGGCTCGCCGCTGACGTCGGACAGGCCGTAAGTGCCTTCCTCGATCTTCTCCAGCGCGCGCCGGATGTCCCCGAGGCGGCGGATGGCGTGCCGCAAGGTCGCTTCGTCGTTCTCGCCGATCGCCATGGTCTGCCCGTCGTCGCCGCTGTCGCGCACCTCGTCAATGCCGGCGTACTGCGCCTGCGCCTCGTCGCTGCCGGCGTCGTCGCCGCTGCCTTTCAGCTCGTCGAGCATGGCCTGGAGCCGCTTGCGCTGGGCCTCGATGAAGGCGGGTTCGAGACCGCTCTTGGAAGAATGCCGGTCGCTCATGGCGGTGCCTTTCGCTGGAGGGGAGTCGTCGAGGTTAAGCAGCCGGAGGCTCCTCGCCTATACCCAAAACGGTAGCCATGCCGTCACGCCGGCCGCAGGCTCTGCAAGGCGGTCGGCAGCAGTTCGGCCACCGTCGGGTGGATGTGCACCGCCTGGGACACGGTGGTATACGGCGCTTTCGCGTACAT
It contains:
- a CDS encoding heavy metal response regulator transcription factor, which gives rise to MRLLVIEDEKKAGEYLKKGLEESGFTVDVVANGLDGLHQALEEDYDLIVLDVMLPGMDGWEILRRLRPKKDTPVLLLTAVDELEERVKGLELGGDDYLVKPFAFVELLARIRTLLRRGPPRDIEHMRIGDLEIDAVRRRVRRDGQRIDLTPREFSLLQLLARRRGEVLSRTQIASYVWDMNFDSDTNVVEVAIRRLRAKIDDGFGVKLIHTVRGMGYVLDEDPEAR
- a CDS encoding TraR/DksA family transcriptional regulator, with product MSDRHSSKSGLEPAFIEAQRKRLQAMLDELKGSGDDAGSDEAQAQYAGIDEVRDSGDDGQTMAIGENDEATLRHAIRRLGDIRRALEKIEEGTYGLSDVSGEPIGKERLLAVPEAVTAIGDRS
- a CDS encoding TMEM175 family protein, encoding MESNHTAPVREHHVHQRHFDRLVMLSDGVFAIAMTLSAVELKPEGPAAGHSLAELWATPLLIYFVSFFIVGGVWIRHRRVLASLRRVDMPAALLTLALLSLVSLMPVVVRVMLTDADGASEHGMLIYSVALAANYLCLSASWGYAAFVGHLAPDVPRATAWSWLLQDLFVAVLFGAVALFSLHLKLAALLLTLCGIGLRYLSWVKARTVVGADSPS
- a CDS encoding heavy metal sensor histidine kinase encodes the protein MPRLSLSARLTLTFAAITVVCFAAVGFLLYRAAAQRIYAQDETNLVLTARHLRRLVAELDSVPDVVAHQDRLVIGVLGDTNNALRITDDAGRTLVEHNPSHYAIEARNAVPADQRIVADAIGHWLGNQEAQVRGITAVAPLRDGSRVSMTVARSLADREALLAHYLRDMLHRLLAGLLAAIVLSYLLVRQALRPLRTMAADAAAIHAQRLDTRLSTGNAPPELQALAAALNDMLARLEEGFARVWRFTVDLAHDLRTPVGNLRGSNEVALARPRSQAEYEALLGSNIEECDRVSRTIESVLFLARAESPQFALQRTGLDVRNELERIADYFEGIAGDAGVAIEVRAAVPLYADRDLFRRAVGNLLSNALRYTPRGRTIRLFADKAGQDTIVVVENPGQPIPPEHLDKLFDRFYRVDRSRSDSASSTGLGLSIVHSIMELHGGRASVESGPEATRFTLWFPDAPIS
- a CDS encoding TonB-dependent receptor plug domain-containing protein — protein: MIEATQSLPRNRVLHLALAIGLMASGAALAQSTTGSIFGQVASTGGGDTVLIESASGFKREVGVDARGRYVASQLPLGTYTVSLRRDGQTVESRDRITLQVGAGTDVSFAGAAATEKAVANLGSVTVVGNALPAIDVTSVDSRTVITADQLARLPLARSAEGIAMLAPGVNRNSANFTSATGKPLVSFGGSAATENAYYINGFNTTDPLNGHGGITLPYGAIDQQEVYTGGYSAQYGRSDGGVINQVGKRGSNQWHFGAQILWEPSFARSDYTDLYYANGLPVSPVAGNLYDPKSKNKLWTTTASAYVGGPLIEDKLFFFVAGEFERQDGTNVNAVDNSKPYQTYRYDSPRWYGKLDWNITDSQILEVTGASDKRKGSGSIYDYDYTARRKGDFINADDNTKVGGDLYVAKYTGYLTDNLTLSAMYGEMKTRDYDVPGSYDESLTFVSGITNQNPALNGGAPRGNNQTVSTLYDPARGNKTTNTRVDLSYHLGDHMISVGIDNQRSEALNQGNRNSGPGYTWQYGHTNTPNEPIVSGLGVPAPAGFPHGQDGYYVQKNIANNAVSVRSMQRAQYVEDKWQVSDRWLLSLGLRNDQFTDYNPNGEAFITQTKPQWAPRLGFSWDVNGDSSFKVYGNAGRYYLSMPLNPATGAAAGYVSTQQYYTYGGIAADGTPTDLTVMSVPVSANNSFGIPPDPRTVTAQGIKAENQDEFILGFTKTAGPAWVYGAKLTQRILRNAIDDFCDVNRVLDKAQSLGYDIASSNSCYLINPGRANTFNLVTTDGSLVGVPMSNAELGFDRLKRRYYSLETFLEHPFDGTWYGKVDYVFSRSYGNTEGQVRSDLLQGGASASEDWDNYAIMEHTNGPQNNDHTHVVKLYGYYQLTPEWQLSGNLSVQSGNPRICLGYYGPDHTDPVGYGNAYHFCNGEPSPPGSHGRLPWLHQLDLGVTYRPAFAAKRLAFNANVFNVLNEQRPTFLQPNSEQAPYSPNPLFGTALYREAPRYVRLSVSYDY